CCAGAGGAATATGGCTTTGAGGCCAATGTGAACCCGAGTCAGCCCCATCCTCGCTGGTCTCAAGCCACTGAGCGGTTGATTGGCCCCGGTGAGAAGTTTACCTGGGAGCAACGCCCGACCCTCCCCTACAACGGTTATGGCGAGTATGTTGCATCTCTGTACAGGTGAAGTATCGATAATGCCTAGCAAGGGTCAGGGAAACTAAGAATTTTCCAGCCTTCCAGGGGAGGAGAAAGTCTAAACTAGGGAGATGGATCGCTGCCCCTGTTAAGCCCTATGCTGCCATTTCTCCGCTCAGACCTCACCCACTTTTCAGCCTATACTCCCCATCCAGGGGGTGACGGAGGTCATCCAGGGGCGATCATGATCTATGATCGGTTGGATACCAACGAGAGTCCCTATAATTTCCCCGCCGCACTTCAGCAGCAACTCGCCGACATCTACCAGCAGCAATTGGAGAATCATCGCTATCCCGATGGCGGGCATCGTGCTCTCAAGCAGGCAATCGCCGAGTATGTGAATGAATCTGCTGCCATCCCGGACATTACATCAGCCCATATTTCCGTGGGTAATGGCTCCGATGAACTGATTCGTTCCCTGTTGATTGCCACCTGTCTCGGAGGGGAGGGTTCGATTCTTGTAGCTGATCCGACCTTTTCCATGTACGCCATACTGGCGCAAACCTTGGGCATCCCCGTGATTACGGTGGGGCGCTCCCCAGACAACTTTGAACTAGATCTGGCCTCAGCCAATGCTGCCCTTCAAGATGATCCGATGCTGCGAGTGGTGTTTGTCGTCCACCCTAACTCTCCCACTGGCAATGCCCTGACCGCTGCTGAATGGGCCTGGTTGCGATCGCTGCCGCGTCATATTTTAGTCGTGATTGACGAGGCTTACTTTGAATTCAGCCAACTCACCGGGGTGCGGGAACTCTTGCAACACCCCAACTGGGTGATTCTCCGCACCTTTTCTAAGGCATTTCGGCTGGCGGCTCACCGCGTCGGCTACGCGATCGCCGATTCAGAACTGGTGACGGTGCTAGAAAAAGTCCGCCTGCCCTACAACCTCCCCAGGTTTTTCCCAAGCGGCAGCCCTGTTAGCCCTCACCCACCGCCAGGAATTCCTGGCCACAATTCCCGAAACCCTGAGGGAACGATCTCAGCTCATTCACCGCTTGAGCCAGCATCCTACCCTCCAGGTCTGGCCCAGTGCAGCCAATTTTGTCTATCTGCAACTCCACCAGGGACAACCTTCTCTGGCTTGGCTGTGTCAGCAACTCAAAGCCGAGGGTACCTTGGTGCGTCATACTGGCGGTGGCTTGCGGATTACCATTGGCAGTCCCGTAGAAAATCGCCGCACCTGCGATCGCCTGAGTAAAATTCTGGAGCCTATGCCCTCCCCTGCCGCATGACAGACCCCTAGCTGGCAATTCTCAGCCCATCGCGACTGTGCAGAGACTCCGCTCCCCGTCGCAGTGCCGTGATCGTGTCTGGAAATACCCCCACCAGTAGGGCAACCGCAGCATCAGGCAGTTGGGTAATAGTATCGGCATCGAAATAATTTTCTAACTGATTCAAAATCATGTGAGCTCGCTGGAGCGGTGCTGGATCGCCGGTAAACTGTTGAGTCAAGCGAATCCATTGCCGTCGAATTAGGTAGGCTTTTTGGCGCTCATCATAGGACTCTGGAGACACCAATGACAAATCGCCCACGGGGATGATCCACTGACAATCTAGATCGAAGATCCCACCCACGACTGCTCCCGGCCCTGCGAACTCTGCGTAATAGGGCTTACCAAGAATTAAACCATTGCGACGACGACTACTGACGGTCAAGAGATGACCGTTCTGAAGATGTTCCAGGATCTGATCCGCTTGCGGGAACTTTGCAATGTCCTGATTCAGGATGTCAGTTTTCACTACCCAACCCCAACTGACGGAGAGATCAGCTTCACAAACAGCCGCTCGATAACGCTGACGATGTTGGCTATTCATTTCAGTGTAGTTCTCAATTTTGACCCATGGCACGGCATTCATGACATTGCCCTCCATAGGAAGTGATTCCACAATTGGCGATTATATGCTGACAAATTGATGGGAGAAAAATTGCCATAGCATCAACATAGCAACTGCGCCAAGGTGGGTTCAACCGTGATTTACTGGTCATATTCTAGAATGCCCCTCCTGGATAAAACGGAGATTCAGGGCCTCTTTGTTTAAAATTTCAATGAAGTCTTGATGAAGAGCCTCCCCAGTAGCGGGTTAATCCGACTGTATTGTCTGCTAACAGGATGGCAGTTCCAGAACACCAGGGAATGTCGCTGCGCCGTTCAGGGGTTTGTGTAATAACAAGCGTCGAGGTTGCCGCCACAACCGGACACCCCAGTAACCATCCACCTGCTGCAATTGGTAGCCCATTTGCTCGTACAGTCTGCGAGCTGGATAGTTATTCTCCAAAACATGGAGGTAGAGATCTTGAAATTCCCAAGCCAGGACAATGCCTTCACAGGCCAGCAACAGCTGTTTGGCAATTCCCCGCCCCCGGAAAGCAGCATCCACTGCCAAATTCGATAGATAGGGAACGGCAGGGCGAATCTGCCAAGGAGGGGCAAGGGAGCGCACTCCCAACTCAACGGTGCCCATCAGAGGCATGGGGAGAGTCGAAGAGGATGGGTCTAAATCCAGGGCAATCAAACAGATGTCATAGGGGGAAGCATGGCGCAGGCGATGGCGCAGGTCTTCATAGATGCCAGCCCGCAGCAGTGCATAGAACCAGGACAGGGAACGGAGCGTTGGATGAAAACTATCCGTGAGGATGGTAGCTAACCCCTGGAGATGCTGAGGTTGGGCCGCAGAGATTTGTAAGGGAGGCTGGATTGACGTTAAAACCCTTGCTGGTAGGAGTCCAGGAGATGTAGAGAGCGGGAACTGGGGCGACATCACGACCCATCCCGAAACAGGTCTTGCAGGGATTGCTGTTGTTGCCGCCGGGAGATCTGGCGGTATTTTTTCGGAGCTAATTTCGGCTCATATCGAGATTGTCCGGCATGCTTGCTCTTCAGTTTGACATTGGATTCAATCTTTGCCTCATGCTGCAACAGCGGTTGTTGTAACGCCGCTAGGAAGTAAAGATAGTGCTGATAGCGCTCCCAATCTCCCCGAACTGCACAATTGGGTTCATCCCGATGGAAGCAATTGTTAAACTGACAGGCAGAAAGACGTTGCTGGATTTCCGGAAAATGGGTGCCCAGATCCGTTGGCGTACAGGTCAAATCTGGCTGATTAAAGCCCGGTGTATCTGCAACTAAGCCGCCTCCAGGCATTTCTAGGAGCTGCACATGGCGGGTGGTGTGCCGTCCTCGACTCAATTTGCCGGAGATTTGTCCAACCCGTAATTGGGCGTTCGGAATCAACCGATTGATCAGACTCGATTTGCCCACACCCGATGGCCCACAGACAACGGTAATCCGCTGACTGAGAGCAGTCTGAAGTTGATTTAATCCCTCGCCCGTACAGGTACTGAGCAACAGAGACGGGTAGCCCCACCCTTCGAGGCGAGTTTGCCACTGTTGTTGCTGCTCTGGGGAGATCAAGTCACTTTTGCTGAGACAGAGACACACATCAATGCCCGTTGACTCTGCTTTCACCAAAAACCGACTTAACTGGTAAGGCTCCAGGGAGGGTTCTGCTAAGGCAAATACTAAGAGAATTTGATTGACATTGGCAATGGGAGGTCGATCCAGGGAGGTATGGCGCGGCAGCACCTCGGCGATCGCCCCCCGTCCCCCCGACCAATCGGGTTCTTCGATCCGGACTCGATCCCCCACCATCACATGTTGACCAATTTTTTTCAGCCGGGCACGCCGGGTACACAGCAGTTGGGCCGCTTCTCCAGCAGGAGCAATGTCATTGCTTCCAGCTCCTGATCCTGGCTCTAGCTGCACCTGATAGTAGTTGGCCTGAACCGAGACAACGCGTCCCAGTAGAGGCGGTTCATCATGCTTGGAGGAGTGGGCAGGGCTGTCCAAAACCATAGGTGGTTAGGTGGGTCTCCGCACCAAGAGGGCAAAAAAAGTCGGTGCGATCCTGAATCTGTTCCACCTGATAGCCCTCCATTCTCAAGCTGTCAGGAACCTGCTCAATCGGTTCTCCTGCATCAAGCCAGACTTCCAGTAACGTCCCTAAGGGAAGTTGTTCCAAGGTCAGTTTGGTGCGGACAAAGGTTAATCGGGCAGGGAGTTACCCCGCAGATCCAGAGCGGCAGTGGGCAGGTGGCCCGGGGTTGTGGTGGTGGGCGAATCCGTCATCCTCGAAAGAGTCCTCCGAGAAATCCTTCCAGTCCCCCTTTACCCGTGCGATCGCCCCGTATCTTTGCTAGGTTTTTCCAGGAGTTCTCGTTCTTCCGGTGTAATCCGTGTGGGAATTTCCACCAAGATGGTGAGCAGATGATCGCCCCGGCTCACCGGATTGCCTAATCGGGGCACTCCATGATCTTCCAAGGTCAGAATCGTGTTGGGTTGGGTACCGGGTGGAATGGTCATCTCTACGGGACCATCCACAGTGTTCACGGACAGACGACACCCCAAAATCGCTTGCAGGTAGCTGACCTCAATCTCTGATAAGACATTGGTGCCATCCCGCCGGAATTCTGGATCGTCATTCACAAACAGGTAGACATACAAGTCACCTGGCGGCCCCCCCCGTTGTCCTGCATCTCCCTCTCCAGAGATCCGCAGCCGGGTACCATTATCAACGCCCGCTGGAATCGTAATCTTGAGTTTTTTGGTTTCCTGCTTTTGTCCCCGACCCCCACAAACCTCACAACGATCTTCGATCACCTGACCGGAGCCGTTGCACATCGGGCAAACGGATACCTGGGTAAAACTGCCAAAGGGTGTACGGGTAGCTCGCCGCACCTGACCGGAGCCGCTACAGGTGGAGCAGACCCGTGGCTGGGTTCCTGGCTTTGCCCCCGACCCGCGACAGGTGCCGCAGTTCTCCATGTGGTTAATGCGAATTTCCTTTTCGCCCCCAAAGACAGCCTCCCGGAATTCCAACCTTAGATCTAGCCGCAGGTCATCCCCCCGCAGCGGGCCATCTCGCCGTCGGCCTTGACCAGAGGGGCCACCCGAAAAGCCACTGAAGAAGCTTTCAAAAATATCTGCGAAGCCCCCCAAGTCGCCAAAGTCCTGGTACCCAGCTGCCCCTGCACCCGAGGCAACGCCTGCTTCTCCAAAGCGGTCATAACGAGCCCGTAATTCTGGCTCCGATAGCACTTCATAGGCGCGATTGATTTCTTTAAACCGCTCCTCCGCACCGGCCTCTTTATTGACATCCGGATGATATTTTCGAGCTGACCGTCGGTAAGCTCGCTTGATTTCTTCTTTATCAGCGTCACGAGCAACGCCCAAAATTTCGTAGTAGTCACGAGCCATAGAGCAGAGATAGGTGACTGATAGGGTTAAGTTCAGAGAAGACGAGAATCGTGAGAGTGTTCAGCGATAGCCGGTAGGTTCAAGGATCTCCCGCAGAAGACTCACAACTTGGATATCTGGGTTCAATCAATGGCCTCATAGTCTGCCGTTACCGTGTCATCTTCTGAATAGATCTGGGTTGCGGTGTCACTTCCAGGCGGAGCATAGCCACTCCCCGCAAAGTTAGCACCCTCTGGGTCTCCGTGTTGGTACATGGCAGCTCCGATAGCAAAGAGAATCTGTTGCAGGGACTCCAACCGTTGCTTCATGTCTTCAATTGTTGTGGTATTGCTGGCGATCGCAGCCCTGAGCTCAACTACCGCCTGCGCTGCTTGGGCCTTAAATTCTTGGCTGAGCAAACTCCCATGATCCCGCAGGGTTGATTCATAGTTATAGAATAAACTGTCTGCTTGGTTTTTGAGTTCCACCATCTGCTTGCGCTTACGGTCGGCTTCAGCATAGAGCACGGCCTCCTGCTGCATCCGGTGGACTTCCATATCGCTGAGACCACCCCGATTGGTAATTTGAATACTCTGCTCCCGCGCTGTGCCTTTGTCCCGTGCCGAGACCTTTAAAATGCCATTGGCATCAATATCAAAGGACACCTCAATTTGAGGTACACCTCGGGGAGCTGGCGGAATACCGGTCAGCTCAAACTTACCCAAGCTCTTATTATCCCGTGCCATGGCTCGCTCCCCCTGCAAGACATGGATCTCCACGGAAGTTTGCCCATCAGTGGCCGTGGAAAACACCTGGGAGCGACTGGTGGGAATGGTGGTGTTACGCTCAATAATTTTCGTAAAGACCTCTCCCAAGGTCTCAATCCCCAGGGAGAGTGGCGTCACATCCAGCAGCAATAAGTCCTTAACTTCTCCCCCAATCACCCCACCCTGAATCGCAGCCCCAAGGGCGACGGCCTCATCGGGGTTGACGGAACGATCGGGGGCTTTACCGCCAAAGAACTTGCGAATCGCATCTTGGACGGCGGGAATTCGCGTTGACCCCCCCACTAGGACAATGCGCTCCACTTGATGATGGTTGAGGCCACAGTCTTTTAGGGCGAGCTCCATGGGGGCGATGGTTGCCTCTACGAGATGGGCTACCAGTTCTTCAAACTTGGCCCGTGCCAATTCCATTTCCAGGTGCTTAGGGCCTGTCTCATCGGCGGTAATAAACGGCAGGTTAATTGAGGTGGTGACAGTTGAAGACAATTCAATTTTGGCTTTCTCTGCCGCCTCTCGCAGTCGTTGGATGGCCATTTTATCAACGGATAGATCCACCCCCTCTTGTTCACGGAAGCGATCAACCATCCAGCGAACAACACAATTGTCAAAATCATCTCCCCCCAGATGGTTATTTCCAGAGGTGGATTTGACCTCAAAGACCCCGTCCCCTAGTTGGAGGATCGAGACATCAAAGGTGCCACCGCCCAGATCAAAAACCATCACCCGCTGTTCTTGATCCTGCTTATCCAAACCATAGGAGAGGGCAGCGGCGGTGGGCTCGTTAATAATCCGCAGTACTTCCAGTCCCGCGATCGTCCCGGCATCCTTGGTTGCCTGACGCTGGGCATCGCTGAAATAGGCGGGTACCGTGATCACCGCCTGGGTCACTGCTTCACCCAGATAGTTCTCTGCATCTAGCTTTAACTTTTGCAGAATCATGGCCGAGACTTCCTGGGGCGTATAAACATGCCCTCGGATTTGGACATCGACCGTACTGTCGCGCCCACGCACACAGGTATAGGGAACCCGCGCCCGCTCCTCGTCCGTCTCATCCCAGCGACGACCAATAAACCGCTTGATGCTGTAGACCGTATTTTCAGCATTGGTGACGGCCTGACGCTTAGCCAGTTGCCCCACGAGGCGATCGCCAGCCTTCCCAAATCCCACCATACTAGGAGTGGTTCGTCCCCCCTCAGAGTTGGTGATCACCACAGGCTGACCGCCCTCTAGAACAGCAACACAACTATTGGTTGTGCCTAGGTCAATGCCGATAACTTTACCCATAGGAGGCGGCGGCGAAGGTGTGCAAAATCTTGGGGTCAGGAGTCATTTTCAAGGAAGAGTATTCCGCACTTTTTCGGCATTTTTAGCAACCCAATCCTAAATCTTTACTGAAAGTTTATCAATGCACCCCAGATCAGGCTTCATCTGAACGAGCATCCTAGACTCTGAGTCATGCCTTCGAGGCTATCACAGGCTTCCGAGTCATCGCAACTTCAATATTCGTCAGTACTGTCAATAGTTGTACTGGCGATAGTAGCGGATTGTACTAACGGCAGTAGCGGAACCCCTAGGCGATTAGGATGCTTCAGTTTCTACCCCGCTATCTTCGGGTTCTGGAGGGGCAGCTACTTTCACCAGCGCATGGCGTAAAACGCGCTCTCCCAATACATAACCCCTGACCAACTCTTCCATCACTGTTCCTTCTGGGTGCAGGCTGGTCGGCTCACGCATAACGGCCTCATGAAGCACCGGGTCAAATTCCTTACCTTCAGCACGCATCGGTGAAACCCCCACGCGTTTCAGGCAGTCCACCAAAAGCTTATAGACGCTCTGGTAACTTTTATGAATGTTCGATTCAACGTCTGTCTGGGGCTTGAGCTGAGCCCGAGCGCGCTCAAAATTATCGACCACGGGCAGAAGTTCTCCAATGGTGGAGCATTTAATCTGTAACTCCAGGTCTTCTTTCTCCTTTTGAGTGCGCTTCCGGAAGTTCTCAAAATCAGCGGCAATCCTCATATACTGGCCGCTGCGCTCCTCAAGTTGTGTCTTGAGGGTTGCGATCGTTTGCTCTAGCTCGGCTAGGGGTGCCGGGGAGTCTAGGACTGCCGCCTCTAGTTCCTGAACCTCTCCATCTGTTTCCCCTGGGACTGGGCTGACATCGGATGCATCCTGCCCCTCTTGAACGGTTGCCGCAACTGAAACGAAATCCTGGGATAACTCGGTTAAATCTGGAGCCTCAGCACTGAGATTTTGCGCTTCTCCTGGCTGCTTTTCTTCATCGATCATGGTTGACTAAACCCATTCTTTAAGGTTGCAGAGGTCGCTGACTGGACAGCGGCTGTGATGATTGCTATAGATAACACCAAACTAGCCCACAGAGATAGCTTGGATACGTTTCATGGTGAAACTCATTCCCTAGGGTATCCTGTTGTCAGCTTTTTGCTGAACCGTGTAATTTTGATTCAGACATTACCTATTGTAACGTTTGGCAACCTCTGGGTTAGACAATTTCTTCCCGTAGATCCTGTGGATTCTACGGAGATAATGCGGGAAAATTATGTTTTTTTGTGGCTCTAGGGGATTTTGGCAAGGTTACCGGGTGTCGCGATCGCGGATTTCCAGGTGATTCAACTCAAAAAATAATTTTTCAGCGAGTAGCTGCCAACTAGAAACCTGACGACAATCAGATTCAAGGCTAATATCGGGGAAAGCAGATGTCTGAGCCAGCAGTCTCAAGCGTCACTGCTATGCTATCAACAACTGAATTAGGTTGATCCTGGGGTGGGATTGTAACCCTACCCGGATTAGATGGCTGGTGAGACATCAAAACTCTCAGACCGGCACTTAGCTGGACAAATTTTCATCTCTTCTCTTTTAGCTTTAGCTTAGGTCTCGTTGAAACCATCTGTACCAATTTCAACCTTAAAATTTCAGTCATCTGAACCCAACCCATCTGAGAAAACTCTAAGTGGAGATCCTCTGTAACCCGCTATGACTAACTCCTCGTCCCCGCGACGCGCCCTCATAGTCCAGAATAAATTCTCTCCCTTTGGCAACAAACTGATCCAAACGGGTTATACCAACAGTGAGCAGATGCAGCGAGCCTTGGTAGAGAGCCGGAAGACTGGTAAGGCTCTACCAGAGGTGCTGGAATCGATTACGGGTCAACAGTTATCACCCGACTTGTTGCGGCAATACAAAAAACAACAACTCTTTGAGCTGAAGATCCTGTTTGGGGTTGAATCTCTTGACCCAGAAATTAATCAGTATCCCACCAGCCAGATCAGTCAGTTGATTGACACTTTGATCCCCATTGACACCTGCCGTCGCTATCGTCTCGTCCCCCTCGCCAAGAGTGAAACCGATCCCCCTTCCCTGCTGGTGGCAATGGTGGATCCTGACAACCTGGAGGCTCAGGATGAACTCAGTAACCGAATTTTGCGTCCCAATGGGTTGACCTTGCAGCGGGTGGTGGTCACCCAGGAAGATTACCAACGGTTGATCGCGAAGTATCTAGATGAACATGCGGAACGGCAGCAAAAGATAGATCCAAAAACTGCTAATGCCTCAAAGCAGTTTAGAGAAGTCAATGCCGAGGATCTAGAGATTGGGGATTTTGGGCAGTTAGATCTCAATGATTCTGACGGTGAAGATGATGCCGAAGCCGACCTCAACGCAGCTCTGGGAGAGGCTTCTACTGCTCCGATCATCGCAACGGTGAACAAAATCTTAGCAAAGGCTCTCACCGATGGTGTGTCGGATATTCATATTGAACCCCAGGAAGAGTACCTCCGGGTTCGTTTTCGCCGGGATGGTGTCCTTCAGGAACCCTTTTCCCCCCTGCCCAAGAAAATTATCCCGGCTCTGATTTCCCGTTTTAAGATTATCTCTGACCTAGACATTGCTGAACGCCGTCTGCCCCAAGATGGTCGGATTCGGCGGGTGTTTCAGGGACGGAAGGTGGACTTTCGCGTCAGTACCCTACCCAGCCGCTTTGGCGAGAAGGTGGTGCTGCGGATTTTGGACAACTCCTCCACCCAATTGGGCCTAGACAAGCTGATTAGTGATCCCAATACCTTGGGAATTGTCCGAGACATGGCATCCCGTCCCTTTGGATTGATTCTAGTCACGGGCCCCACTGGTTCTGGTAAATCGACCACCCTCTATTCAATTTTGGCAGAGCGGAATGATCCGGGGGTGAATATCAGTACCGCAGAAGATCCCATTGAATACGGTCTGCCGGGGATTACCCAGGTGCAGGTTCTCCGTGACAAGGGGGTGGACTTCGCGGCCATTCTCCGAGCCTTTCTGCGGCAAGATCCGGACGTGATTCTGGTGGGGGAAACCCGAGACAAGGAAACCGCCAAGACAGCGATTGAAGCGGCATTGACGGGACATTTGGTGTTGACCACCCTCCACACCAACGATGCTGCGGGAGCCATCCCCCGTCTGGATGAAATGGGGGTGGAACCCTTCATGGTTTCTGGGGCGCTGTTGGGGGTCGTTGCCCAACGATTGATGCGACGGGTATGCAGTGAATGTCGCATTGCCTACACACCCAGTCGCGAAGAACTAGCTCGATTTGGACTTGCAGTCTCTCAACCATCTGAAATCACATTCTATAAAGCCAATACCCTGATCGGCGAAGACTTGCAAGCCGCAAAAACGAATGAAAAACTATGTCCCAAGTGTAATGGCGGGGGGTATAAGGGACGCTGCGGGGTCTATGAGGTCATGCGAGTCACCGAGCCACTGCAACTGCTAATTAACCAGGGTGCCCCCAGTGAACGGATTAAGGAAACCGCCGTCGAGGAAGGTATGGTCACCCTCTTAGCCTATAGCCTCAACTTGGTGCGACAGGGACTCACCACCTTTGAAGAGGTGGAGCGTGTGACCTTTACAGATACGGGCTTGGCAGCTGAACTGAAGGCTAAGCGCAAGAGTTCACTGGATTGCCGCATCTGTGGTGCCGAGGTGATGCAAGAATGGCTAGATTGTTTCTATTGCGGGACACCACGGTTTCAAGATTGAGGCGATCGCAGTTCCCCAACCCGAAATAAACGGACGACAACGAAAAAATTGGAGAAGGCTGTATGTCAGAGCTAATGATTGAAGATCTGATGGAGGAGGTGATTGAGCGGGGTGGGTCTGACCTCCATGTTTCCGCTGGGTTACCCCCCTACATCCGCATCAGTGGGCACCTCACCCCAACGGAGCATCCACCGCTCTCTGCGGAGCAGTGCCAGCGACTCATCTTTAGTATGCTGAATAATACTCAGCGGAAAAATCTGGAACAGAATTGGGAGTTAGACTGTTCCTACGGGATTCGGGGTTTAGCTCGCTTCCGGGTCAACGTTTATAAAGATCGAGGCACCTACGCGGCCTGTCTCCGGGCTCTTAGTTCCAAGATTCCCACCATGGAAACCCTGGGATTATCAGATGTGGTACGGGAGATGTCTGAAAAACCTAGAGGTTTGGTGCTGGTCACTGGTCCTACAGGTTCGGGGAAATCCACCACCCTGGCTTCCATGATCAATAACATCAACTTGACTCGCGCGGAACATATTCTCACTGTTGAGGATCCGATTGAATTTGTCTATGAACCGATCAAGAGCCTGATTCACCAACGGCAAGTTGGGGAAGACACCAAAAGTTTTGCCAACGCCTTGAGGGCGGCACT
This region of Neosynechococcus sphagnicola sy1 genomic DNA includes:
- a CDS encoding aminotransferase class I/II-fold pyridoxal phosphate-dependent enzyme, whose product is MLALTHRQEFLATIPETLRERSQLIHRLSQHPTLQVWPSAANFVYLQLHQGQPSLAWLCQQLKAEGTLVRHTGGGLRITIGSPVENRRTCDRLSKILEPMPSPAA
- a CDS encoding GNAT family N-acetyltransferase, which codes for MSPQFPLSTSPGLLPARVLTSIQPPLQISAAQPQHLQGLATILTDSFHPTLRSLSWFYALLRAGIYEDLRHRLRHASPYDICLIALDLDPSSSTLPMPLMGTVELGVRSLAPPWQIRPAVPYLSNLAVDAAFRGRGIAKQLLLACEGIVLAWEFQDLYLHVLENNYPARRLYEQMGYQLQQVDGYWGVRLWRQPRRLLLHKPLNGAATFPGVLELPSC
- the rsgA gene encoding small ribosomal subunit biogenesis GTPase RsgA, producing the protein MVLDSPAHSSKHDEPPLLGRVVSVQANYYQVQLEPGSGAGSNDIAPAGEAAQLLCTRRARLKKIGQHVMVGDRVRIEEPDWSGGRGAIAEVLPRHTSLDRPPIANVNQILLVFALAEPSLEPYQLSRFLVKAESTGIDVCLCLSKSDLISPEQQQQWQTRLEGWGYPSLLLSTCTGEGLNQLQTALSQRITVVCGPSGVGKSSLINRLIPNAQLRVGQISGKLSRGRHTTRHVQLLEMPGGGLVADTPGFNQPDLTCTPTDLGTHFPEIQQRLSACQFNNCFHRDEPNCAVRGDWERYQHYLYFLAALQQPLLQHEAKIESNVKLKSKHAGQSRYEPKLAPKKYRQISRRQQQQSLQDLFRDGS
- a CDS encoding sulfurtransferase TusA family protein encodes the protein MEQLPLGTLLEVWLDAGEPIEQVPDSLRMEGYQVEQIQDRTDFFCPLGAETHLTTYGFGQPCPLLQA
- the dnaK gene encoding molecular chaperone DnaK, translated to MGKVIGIDLGTTNSCVAVLEGGQPVVITNSEGGRTTPSMVGFGKAGDRLVGQLAKRQAVTNAENTVYSIKRFIGRRWDETDEERARVPYTCVRGRDSTVDVQIRGHVYTPQEVSAMILQKLKLDAENYLGEAVTQAVITVPAYFSDAQRQATKDAGTIAGLEVLRIINEPTAAALSYGLDKQDQEQRVMVFDLGGGTFDVSILQLGDGVFEVKSTSGNNHLGGDDFDNCVVRWMVDRFREQEGVDLSVDKMAIQRLREAAEKAKIELSSTVTTSINLPFITADETGPKHLEMELARAKFEELVAHLVEATIAPMELALKDCGLNHHQVERIVLVGGSTRIPAVQDAIRKFFGGKAPDRSVNPDEAVALGAAIQGGVIGGEVKDLLLLDVTPLSLGIETLGEVFTKIIERNTTIPTSRSQVFSTATDGQTSVEIHVLQGERAMARDNKSLGKFELTGIPPAPRGVPQIEVSFDIDANGILKVSARDKGTAREQSIQITNRGGLSDMEVHRMQQEAVLYAEADRKRKQMVELKNQADSLFYNYESTLRDHGSLLSQEFKAQAAQAVVELRAAIASNTTTIEDMKQRLESLQQILFAIGAAMYQHGDPEGANFAGSGYAPPGSDTATQIYSEDDTVTADYEAID
- the grpE gene encoding nucleotide exchange factor GrpE, which produces MIDEEKQPGEAQNLSAEAPDLTELSQDFVSVAATVQEGQDASDVSPVPGETDGEVQELEAAVLDSPAPLAELEQTIATLKTQLEERSGQYMRIAADFENFRKRTQKEKEDLELQIKCSTIGELLPVVDNFERARAQLKPQTDVESNIHKSYQSVYKLLVDCLKRVGVSPMRAEGKEFDPVLHEAVMREPTSLHPEGTVMEELVRGYVLGERVLRHALVKVAAPPEPEDSGVETEAS
- a CDS encoding GspE/PulE family protein, with the translated sequence MTNSSSPRRALIVQNKFSPFGNKLIQTGYTNSEQMQRALVESRKTGKALPEVLESITGQQLSPDLLRQYKKQQLFELKILFGVESLDPEINQYPTSQISQLIDTLIPIDTCRRYRLVPLAKSETDPPSLLVAMVDPDNLEAQDELSNRILRPNGLTLQRVVVTQEDYQRLIAKYLDEHAERQQKIDPKTANASKQFREVNAEDLEIGDFGQLDLNDSDGEDDAEADLNAALGEASTAPIIATVNKILAKALTDGVSDIHIEPQEEYLRVRFRRDGVLQEPFSPLPKKIIPALISRFKIISDLDIAERRLPQDGRIRRVFQGRKVDFRVSTLPSRFGEKVVLRILDNSSTQLGLDKLISDPNTLGIVRDMASRPFGLILVTGPTGSGKSTTLYSILAERNDPGVNISTAEDPIEYGLPGITQVQVLRDKGVDFAAILRAFLRQDPDVILVGETRDKETAKTAIEAALTGHLVLTTLHTNDAAGAIPRLDEMGVEPFMVSGALLGVVAQRLMRRVCSECRIAYTPSREELARFGLAVSQPSEITFYKANTLIGEDLQAAKTNEKLCPKCNGGGYKGRCGVYEVMRVTEPLQLLINQGAPSERIKETAVEEGMVTLLAYSLNLVRQGLTTFEEVERVTFTDTGLAAELKAKRKSSLDCRICGAEVMQEWLDCFYCGTPRFQD
- a CDS encoding type IV pilus twitching motility protein PilT: MSELMIEDLMEEVIERGGSDLHVSAGLPPYIRISGHLTPTEHPPLSAEQCQRLIFSMLNNTQRKNLEQNWELDCSYGIRGLARFRVNVYKDRGTYAACLRALSSKIPTMETLGLSDVVREMSEKPRGLVLVTGPTGSGKSTTLASMINNINLTRAEHILTVEDPIEFVYEPIKSLIHQRQVGEDTKSFANALRAALREDPDVILVGEMRDLETIALAISAAETGHLVFGTLHTSSASQTVDRMVDVFPPEQQQQIRVQLSNSLVAVFSQTLVSKRNVKPGEFGRVMAQETMIVTPAIANLMREGKTSQIYSAIQTGGKLGMQTLEKVLSDLYKAGTISFESAISKTSKPDELQRLIGDARIPGKQTGAYVTRT